In the genome of Arachis hypogaea cultivar Tifrunner chromosome 9, arahy.Tifrunner.gnm2.J5K5, whole genome shotgun sequence, the window TGCACATAAGCGGTCTTCCATGGCTTCTTCAAATGTTAATCCTTTTTCATTTGCTGCAGCTGATGCTAATTCTGCTACAAGGCTAGAAAACTGGAAGTGTAGATATCAAAGTCAGTGCTGATTGTATACTTTTTCAGTTCAATACATCATACATATTAGCTCaaaatattcactatttttttttactactcTTGTTTTATTTGTGTGGAAACGTGGCCTGCCTTTTATGCCACAATTTTTAGGTAAATCTAAAAACACAGTTCTTATGCATATTTATTTGTAGCTCTAGAATTTCATATGATGGTGCAAAGTAGCATGCTGTTCGGCATCAGCAAATCCATTATGGACACAAACTCTTAGACTCCAAGACAAACCCTGAATCATTAAtctatttctctttctttcttttttagaaTTTACACTGATCACCAACTAGCTGATTCTGATGAACAACTACGCAATTTTATTCTACACATGACATGTGCTAAGACTCTCAAAATTCATAATCAAGACAgtttttaatgattaaattaattagaaaaagTTTGAGAAAATATCAATTGCAAAACTTACTTCAGAGCCTAAGATCCTGTGTTCCATTCTCATCCCCTGCCCTTTATTATCTTtggttaaaaaatatcataaataaataaataacttactTCAGAGCGGAATTCCTTCTCCACGACACCTACAGAAATGCCACCATGACGTGCTCCAACAAGCATGACCGAGCAAATCCATATTAGCTTCTCTAACATCTGTTTCTCAAACGCTTCCTTGCCAAGAACCTGGCTTTTGAGACAAAGATCAGCATCTGATATTTCATCACACTATCAAATGTGCAAATATTTCGTTTCGGCATTCTAAAAGGAAGATAACATAATTTCAATCTTTAAGAAAACCAACCAAAGTTAGCGGGAGAAAAAAAATCTTAACCCAaccaaaattataatataatacatGATAATTGAACAAGAGACGCCTCAAACTTAAACTCATGATGAATACCATGCAAGAGAGGCCTCCAGCATGTAACCTTTCAGCTACGGCAGGAGCCCACTTGCCATATGCAGCTGTCAATCCTTCGGGGTTGGTATCAGTCTTGCCATCAATCGGCGTCTCTCCAAGCTTTGAAATAGCAAAATAAGCCAACACCTGGTTAGCATCACTCAACCCTTTGCTCTCAAGCCATGGCTCAATCATCCCATTCTGGAAAAACACCAAATCTGCTCCACCATCATCAACCCATCAATCCACATGATGAAAACCATCATCAAAGCACAAGCAAGCAAAAAAAAACCAACATTGCGAAAGAAAATAAAACAGGAAAAGTAACATCCTTAATACATAACAAAAAGTTAGACTTCAAGGGTGCGTTTAGTAGCTGGAACATAATACAAATAGTTGGTGTGCATCTACAAAAACAGGGACACAAAGCTTCTGCATTGCTACaatcatcaaacacttggtgtgcatatcAATGTCCAATTTCAATGTACTACAAATAACCAAATGGTGAAGCGTGAAAGACTGAAAGGATAAAACTTTACCATTCCATCTAGAAGGAGGAGTGGATTGAAGAACAGCTTCAAGGTCATCGTTCCTAGTGCAGACCAAAATGGGTCCTTGGAAGTCGAAAGGGACAGATTCCCCTCTCCGTACGAGGATGTCTTGGCCGGTGCCCATGTCCAGCAAGGCCCTGCCGACCCTTCCTCCGCCCACTATGACGGCGGGAGCCACCtttgtgatggtggtggtggcgggAATCCGAGATGCCATGGTGGCGCAGATTCTGAATCTGAAGGGTGTTGATGGTTTTGAAGTGAAGGAAGAAAGTGGATGGGTGAGAGCGGAGAAAGAGCGTGAAGTGGCCATAGCTAAAAGCTAAAAGCTATTAACTACTTAACTCTCTAGTAAACAATTaagattcttatatatatatatatatatatatattttttttattttgattaattattattattattcttattgttGTGTGATTTATATAATCTAGTCATAGCAGAAAAGAGTAGTAGTCACTGTAAAAGTGTTGTGTTTTGTTTGGTTTTGAGAGGAATAGAGAGTTCCATTTGTCACTATTATGATTTAGGAGCCAGACACttacaaatatttatatatattacttattttttattatattaatatatattttatttatttagttgttgaaaCTATATTAtttcatgaaaataaaaaatagtctgtTATTTGTAAACGGATgagagaataatttatttttatttttaggaaaTTTAGTAATTAATAAAAGGGCTTAGTTAGTAATTAGtaagaatttggatcctctaaatttttattttagaaggtaaagtgtgatcttctactcttaaataatttttcttttatatttatttttagtcttatctatgaaataaataatgagaaatcacactttattttttaaaataaaattcaaacttttgagaatttaaattcaattaataaaggTAAAAGATTTTTTAAGCATTGTTAAATGTATGTTAtgcatttattaatattttatattagatatCAAAGATTACCAACTCAAGTTAACATAAATGGATGATGGTTTGTGTCTTTTAACTATTTCTCTAGGATTCAATATtcattaaaaaatgaaaatagaattcaagtaaaaaaaatatattaaatataaaaaaataaatgaatgaattGACTACTTAATTAATGCAATATTACAatatgagtaaagtatcgtttttgtacCAATGTAAGatttaaagttgtccctaacgtttgaatcgtcctatttaggtccctaacattttaaaattgactcaatgttgtcctgccgttaaaaatctgttaacggaattgacgacaggacaaaattgagacaattttgaaacgttgggaatttaaataggacgacaaaaataatacatataaataaattttaattttatcctttaataatatcaattttttacggtacatggttattcaattattttttaaacacatctaaataaattatatttgatcaaattaattttattctaaaaaaaattatttttttataattttactcttaaaaacttttactcatcataaaatgtttgtaaaatgactagtacataaacttatggaaaaaaaataatacatatacaataaagtaatgtgattctaataattttataaacattccatgatgagtaaaaatctttaaaagtaaaattatataaaaaaattaatttatttagaatcaaagtaatgtaattaagtgtaatttatttaaatgtgattaaaaaataattgaataactatgtaccataaaagattgatattagtgaatgataaaattaaaatttatttctatgtatcgtttttgttcccaacattttcatcttatttaagtccctaacgtttcaaaatcgtctcaattttgtcccactATCAATTACGTTAACAGAtttctaacggcaggacaacattgagtcaattttaaaatgttagagacttaaataggacgattcaaaTGTTAGAGACAattttgagacttaccccaaacattagggacaaaaacaatactttactcttacAATATTATACCGAACATATTATTCTCAATCTTCCATCCCACTCTTCCAAAACATATATAAGTTTTGCGAATTTTCATGGACATTTTTGTCTTTAGAAATCTATACGTATTACAAAATATTTTCATGGATATTTACGtcgtattttatttatcttaaagaTCTATATTATATAAgtcttttacaaaatttttaagaaacctAATTATCTTATTGTTACTattaataaaatgaataaattgtATATATAGTAGAGAGTTTCATAAAGAGTATGTCACATGACCAAATTTTGTAGCCAATATaagaaaaaataacataaaatagaaTAATCGTTACTTGCATGTTTGCTTACAGAGTATTAGTCatctaagttttaattttttcacAAAATATACATTGTactaaaaagaaattaatttgtttaaaaattttaattttgacaaatATCCTAAGAAGCTTACTTTTCAAATACCTACCTTGTCAATTCTCATACACATATAATTaactcatattttattattaccaCAAAATTATAATGTGGCCCATATTTTAACATCCTAATAATAACTCTGGTTTAATAATAAACAATTAAACACTATTCTTCAAATACTTACAAAGAATGAGAGATAGAACTTGTCTTTCACAGTAGTGGAGGTTCCATCATCCAGAAATCACTATGCTCCGATCTTTTACGGGGGAGGTTCCATCTTCACAAACCTTTTTTTTTGCACCATTATTGGTTGTCATTAATAGTGATAGtgattctctattttttttttcattttcactaCTCATCAATCCAATGAAGCTGGAACACACTAATAAAGAGCTAGTGAAGAAGTTTAGTCCACTACGTAATATATAAGGATGAAAAATTCGAATTTGCATGGTTATCACATATTGTACGGCACAAAAACTAACCCTATATATTTCTATCTAAGGATGAAATTATAGGTAATGCCTATCACATATTCTTTTTCTTACTCTTTCATTTGACAGTGatgattttctttttaataaagGATCCCCGTACGAAACAATGgactatttatacaatgtgtacaatagactaTTGAGTTATACAAAATGAACATATTTTATACTATTTAGAATAATCATCCGAGtacagggataataaacatcttctcaaaagattaaactgattttggggttcaccaagaatcaaactcttgacctttcggatctagcattctaataccatgtcatgataccactcatcccaaaagtttcagctgataggaaaaggtaacactaatggttatatttctaatactccataaacttcaattgtacatattgtacaagTATTTCATTAGCTTCTCATACTTTTCCTTTAATAAATCACTCAATTCAGTTCAAATATATGACTGCATTTGTTTACACGAGACATGGAGATaggaatataaaaatataaaataatatttgacatgagatataaataaaaatattatatacagatatactaaattagtgtattttatatttattctaacaaaaaaatttagaaatattaacaaaagatataatttattttttattttttattatttttattaattttttataattatactttttttttcaaaattttaaaaaaaaatgaaaataaattagattttgaTAATTTATTCGGCTAAAAAAGATTGGTCTTATTATATATAATGTATCAATGTTATAAAAACTGAACTGATCattattgataaaattaaaaattcaaaagtttaattgaagtttaactaaaattaaattgaatataataaaataatatattaatatataaaatatattttttgtattatattagttAAACTGATTAATAGCTAAACAATTACACTAATTAAtcaatatttctatttttttaattaatttgttgtCAATTAAACATTTTAcctaaaccaaattaattgatCAATTTGATGATCCATTTTCGATTAATCTGATTCACCTAGTAAATTCAATTCGATTCACAAATTTATAATATGTACACATTAttgtttatatattatatttttctatatgtaaaagaagatattatatatattaaattatgtcatgtaaattaattaaaaattaaccattaaataattaattatttatataaaatatacattaaaatacgaaatatatattaaaaattataaagtaacacacatatatataagtataaaAAGGTTGATTTTCGATATGTACGtatatttttgttatatattatagattattgaataaaatatggtaaagttcaataataaaaataaaatatatcaaagTAAATAAGAAAATAAGCAGCTAGAATTTGATTAATAGTAGACGATTCGTCTCCATTCTCAAATTGCATTTGCATTGGATGCATGTTTCTTTTTCTATTGCCTCAATTTACAGACAAAAtaaatgtattttatatttaaacgACAAACTTGTTACCATCAAAGGGTTGTAAAATAACATTATATACCATGCATGTAAAGTCAATTTAAATCACAATCATCAAAATATATGAAGATTTAATTTTGATGGGTATGCTGTTTACATAAATATTTTACACATATTTAAACAACTTAAAAGTATTAAGAGCCAACACTATTTAGACAAtgattgaatattatattaaaatattatttaaaactaGAAACAACAAAAACatctaaaactcaaataaaatttattaactataaTGTACGGATACATACACAAAGATGGGACACAACACGACTCGACTTGGGACCTAttgacacgcgaattttaaaattttataagatatggggacacacatacatataaaatataaagtattgttttagataaatcgtaatgatattttgatattttattgatattaaaatataaattaattttttttaattttttaatatcttattttaattatatcaaatatttaaaatatctttatgttttaataaataataatatatactatatctaaatttatttcaaaaatatatgttaaaaataaaactgGATACGCTggcacgtgatggtatttaggtgtgtcaaAGACTCCAAGTGTGTCCAtagatgaattttttattttttattaagacattgTTAGAGACAGCAGACATGCGTGCTGGACGAGTATTGGTAAGTGTCGTATCCGAAACGTGTCCAACACGCAAACACAATAATTCAACTAGTGTCAGTGCTTCATATAATAAAAACAATATTTGAAATAAACAAAGTAAAACtaatttcaaatataaaatttataattttaaaattttaaattttaaattattgactGTCGATAGTAAGACAACATAAAATCCAAACAAATTAAATTCACTCAAGTAAAAAAAGAACATTTGagaatgaaacaaaataaaactaatttataatataaaatttagaatttataattgtTCACTGGAATTAACAACGGGACAACATAAAATCCAAACTAATTAAATTCATATaacatattatatttaaattaatctcTTCTTTACAATCAATAATGGTAATGATAATCTAAACAAAAACcagtttgcttttttttttttactcaaagaaaaaaataaaaaatgggtcAAAAATACGTGGTGGTGGTTTAATTCTAGTTTTGTTGGTGTGTTGTCAACATAATGGCAGCGAAGCAGCAAAGGCTATAAATATCATAAGCCACTCCTTTTTGGGAACCCATATCCTCCAGCcacttttattttatacttttatgctctacaagaaaaaaaaaagtgctctttttctgtttttcacgtgttttaaatttttattatttaaattatattacattACTAAATATTTTGACATCAATAAACTATATTAAATTAAGTTAAATTAGTTtagtgattaatttattagtttgtttaaataaatattgataatttaaattttattttatgcatataataatttattaacaaacaataaatttttaaataaaattcagattcATCACAGATTAGTTATTAATCTACTTAATTAAAGATatcctaaaaacaaaaaaactgtcATTTACATTATACTAAAGAAAAATATGAGTTAAATTGACTTTATAATCTAAACTCAAATCATTAACTAGATTTTATTAACTTCATCAATAAACTAGTTATTTCACTTATTTTTTAGTCAACTTTGACTTCGAAGAGTAGtgtcaaaattaatttataattttgtatcaaaatctcaaatatcaaaaaataaatataatttttctaaaaaagagTAAATTCAACTCAAAAATTACTTAATTACAATGTCAAACAgttttatatcaaaattattagtgataaaataataagagaacaaataattaaataaaaaaaagataataaaaatgtaaaatattgattaaagcaaaataataacaaaatataaagaaaataaatgataatgaattaaataagtaaaagaaaaCAAGTTAAAAATTGACTTCTAATACTCACATGCACTTACACTTCATGTTCTTTTGATCCGTTGTGTAGCAGAGACTGAAAGTTTTATGAATTTATGTGATTATCTAATGTTTTAATTGATTGAAGTCTTTAAACTCTTCcaaatattttactatttataggTCATAAACATAGACTTGCCATAAAGTATCTTATTCACTATCttactttatcatttttttaattttgacattgCTTTAACCATAAAGAATCTTTACTCCAAATTTTGACATTTACGTCATTTTTTATCTTCAAATCCACGTCTCTTCAATTTACTCCTCAAATTTCATAAGCATGCCCTCCACTCAATTTGAAAATTGAGTAGCAAGTCTTAATATTCAAAAGAAGATAATAACTATCTTTCGATTTCAACGTTTTTTATATCATCTTTCTTCAACTTTAACTCACCCATTTTTTATTCTTGTAATCAAAATTATTGAGAGTCGAAATATTCTCtactcaaaaaaaaattttattttttataccaaCACTAGTTAATGATTTAAAACTCCTTCTAACTTTCTCTTTTTTATCTCAAGAACTCTTCACCGCTATAACAACAATAACCACAATCATAATTATCAGAATTAATTTAGAAATCAATTTGATTAAGGTATCGGATTATTAAGTTGGGAGTTTAACTAGTAAATTACTCATCgaactatttaaataaaaattaattagtttacGATATTAAAAATCTAATTGAATTTCATTCATGTACAGAATGTATATCAAGGGAAAAGATGGCATAATGATGTGGTGGCTCATCCTTAATAACATGTCTTTTTTTAACGAGCGTTACACTCTCGTACATTACTCAAAACATATTTTCGTCTATAATATAGTATATGAAAAAAGATGTActaaaaataattgattttataaaatatatttggcAATCAATATATAAGTGTCAAATTGTTAAAGTATCTTCCCTCAATAGTTAataatcatgaaaaaaaaaattaacgtaaaaaatatctttagacattcttttaaaaattattgacctaatcttttaaatcaattattttaaaaaaatgaccgtcaaaaattcttttaaaccaattttttatttttcaaataagtgaCCTATTTTTTTCATCAATTACTCTTTTTTTCTGTATTAGGCCAGAGTTTTTGAAAGTTATATTCTCTAGCTTCTTTGAATTCTCAAATTTAAGTAatgaaccctttttttttttaaagtagtcttttaaattcataatttttattattttaatttttttaaatataaaatttattatattagtctttaaaatttagatttagaTATTATATGATCTTTTTAAGCACTGGATCAGCAAACAAAATATTAAACTATAGTTCTTACTTATCATTTTAGATATAAGACTAAACAGGATCGTTTcattttaaaacttaaataagACAAAATGTGAAAACGAAAAAGAGTTTATATGATATGAAAactgatttattttttttcattctctaAAATGATATCAATTTTTGTCTTGTTTAAATACCAAAACAGACAAATATCGTTTAACCTTATGTCTAGTGTgacaaattaaaattagtttaacaTTTTGTTCgttgattcaaaactaaaaagagtctaaaaataaatatagtatctagaactttaaaaaaaattcaaataccaATATAGTAAATCttaaatttaaagaaataaaataataaaaaccgtAAATATGTAAAAGcctacaaataattttttttttccatagcaTATCACCTCCCTTCCAACTCCCAACAACTAACCTCCCCCATAGTGAGTAGTTGGGGGTAATAATGGTGTTTTTATGATGGAAATTGGGATTAATATGTTCATTTTAATATCTTGTTTCTTTTTTCATAAGAATGACGGAGCCTCTCATATTTAATTTGTAACCCCACAAATAATATTCTGCATCAAAAAATGCCAACATGCTTTTTGGGCCGATCAAGATATATAACTATATGCATGAAATTGATTGTATACATAGATGACCTTTTTTGTTTTGGGTATAGCtcccattctttttcttttttgttaacaTAAATCACATCATTTGTTAGGGGATAATGACCAgtttatattttgaataataataataataataataataataataataataataataataataatacaaaaaagcagtaatagagaatggagaaaataaacaaattaaaaaaggaaaaatatatagaaccaactaataatcagccaagaatgaaacaacataattaattataattaattttattaatttataatttaatttattttttaaattattgttgaccacGTTCAAAACATGAGGGAAGATACGTAGTGATAGGAGAGAATCACAGAACAGATGCTTTGATCATTCATTAGTTGgttccatataattaattatgttttattaatgcgtAACACATGAAACATAGAAATTATATCCAAAATCAtccaatttacaagaaaaagaaacatccgtGTGCCTATCAGTAGCAACATCCTATTAAAGTCACTTGTGCCTCTGGTTTACCAGTTGGCTGATTCTTGATTTATATAGAGTTGGTTCCTAACATTGTTGATTAAAAAAACATGTTAAAATTAGTCAAGCACTTACGTGCCTTCTTGCATTGTTAGATCACAACAATTGTAAGAAATAATTTCCATATTTCACCAAATACAATCTGCAAACTCTCCTATTTGTCATATGTttgtttggaaaaaaaaaaagaaaaagaaaaagtaaagtaATTCAATTTAAAGAATCTATGACGATCATATAATTAAACTGTTGATCTAGGCCCCTTCAATTTCTTGAGTTCCTTAGCATCAT includes:
- the LOC112709705 gene encoding uncharacterized protein → MATSRSFSALTHPLSSFTSKPSTPFRFRICATMASRIPATTTITKVAPAVIVGGGRVGRALLDMGTGQDILVRRGESVPFDFQGPILVCTRNDDLEAVLQSTPPSRWNDLVFFQNGMIEPWLESKGLSDANQVLAYFAISKLGETPIDGKTDTNPEGLTAAYGKWAPAVAERLHAGGLSCMVLGKEAFEKQMLEKLIWICSVMLVGARHGGISVGVVEKEFRSEFSSLVAELASAAANEKGLTFEEAMEDRLCAYSRAVAHFPTAVKEFKWRNGWFYSLSEKAKAQSKPDPCPLHTQWLKELKVV